The DNA sequence TTGAGTTCAACCATTGCCTTGATGCCAAAAGGAGTCGCTGCATTTCCCAACCCCAGCATATTCGCAGAAATATTGAGGATCATGGCTCCCATGGCTGGATGGGTAGGTGGTACATCAGGAAACAGCTTAACCATCAAGGGTTTGAGGAGATTCGCCAGAGTATACATGAGTCCTCCGGCTTCCAGGACTCGCACTAAACCCAGCCAAAGTGCCATCACGCCAATTAAATCAATCGCCAGATTGACGGCGGTTTTGGCAGAGTCAAAACTGGCTTCAGTCACCTGTTCCATTGTGCCGGTATAACCAGCAAAGAGAATGGCAACAGCAATGAAACCGACAAAGACAATATTGATGGCGCTGGGTTTTCCCGATGGGCGATCGGCTTGAGACATTTTCAGGAGATGAGATTTAATACACAGGACTGATGAATAATATTAGCTGGCTCTGGTCTCAAACTCGGTTAGGATTTCAAGAATATCATCCACGTCGCTGTCTGCAAACACTCCATCTAGCCCGTCGCTGTGCCAGTTGGTAAATGGGGGTTCGTATAATAATCCTGGTGACATTACGCCGTTTTGGGTTAAATAATCGATGATGTTCTCAATAAATCGGATTTGGTTGGCACTAAAATTATTCGTATCTAAATACTGGCTAAATGCTTCTTTTGCTGCCTTTCTGTCTAAGCCGACTATTTTTCTGACAAATAACTTTAAGCTGGTTTCTTTGCCGTAAACTTCCTCGAATTTGTCGCGATTCTCTACGGCTTCGCTCTCAAATAACATCTTTTCTAACTCCGTTAAGTCTTCATCGGTTAGGGGTAAATTGCGCTTTAATTTGGCAATGGCGACATGATTGGAGTTGCTGCGGAGGTAGGTTTCTACTTTTTTGCGATACTGTTCGCGACTGAAGGCTGGGGTGGTGGTGGGTACTTCTGCCTCGCGCAACTCTCCCAGTTCGTCGGTGAAGTCGGTATAAACGATTTCTTGGTGGCTCCGATCGACAAATTTAACCAACTCCCGGAGGTCGCAGCGCAGACTCTCGATACTCTCCGGAGTTGCGTCGCGCCACCATTCTTCTTGTTGGATGTCGGTAATTAATTCGAGTTTCTGGGCTACCATGGGGATGTTCGCTTTTTGTCCTAAGTTGCTGCCTAAATCTCTCACCTTATCCCTCAATGTCTCAAAGTCGCTGGTTTGCTTCAAGATGGCTAACTGCAACTTGACACAGAGCAGGTCAAACCGTTTGGTTAAGTGGTTTTCGGCGGGGAGAGTGTGGGGTAAACTGGCTAAAGATTGAGCGATCGCCCCTCGGTCTGTTTCTGTTAAGTGATTCCACTTATGTCTCTGGCTAAATTCTTCAACTTTTTCTAAAGCGAAAACTGCTGTATACCCAAATCTTGTAGACTGATTCCTATTCCCTCTTCTGCTGTTTTGGGGATTTACGACTAAACAAACGTTCGAGTTGTTGAGTGCCTTCTTGGAAATGGATTAGGGTGGTAACGATCGCGATCGCTCCATAGACGACTCGCAATAACCAGCCTTGAAAGGCAAACACCCAATCTAGCCATTGGGCGCGATCGCCTAAAAAAGTGGATAACATGGATTTTAAGCGGTTGTCTTCGGCTTCTAACTGATTCAGGCGATCCAATTGAGTCGGTAGGATGGGAAATTTAGCGGTATAGAAATAAAAGCCCAACATGCCGGTTTTTCCGGTTTTCTCTTCTAGAAATTCGTCAGTTTTTTGCACAATTTCCCCAGAGGATAACTGGGTGTTTTCGGCAATATCATTCAGCCAGTTGTTATAGCGCACTACGGTGGGAATGCTGAGAATAAAGGGAACGGTGGGAATCAGTAGGACAAGACTGACTTGCTTGCGAATACGAGGGGGCAAAAACACCGTAGAGAGTCCAAACCCTAAGCCCAAAATGGCAAAGGAGATTAAGTTAGACAGTTCGCTCAAGTCTAACATGCGAAAAATATCGCCAATAATGGGTAAAGAATATAAATGGTGATCGGCCAGAAAAATAAAGAGTAATTTGCTTAGGACGACTAAACTGACCACTAAAGGAATGATCAGGATGTAGAGAACAATGCGGAAAATAAGTTTCAACCGATCCATGGGAGTGGGGTTTAAAAGTCAAAAGTTAAACGTTTAACGTTAAATATTAAACCTCAGAAAGACTGTTTTGCCGCTAGGGTGCATTCATCAATCATAGATAAAGTGAGTACCCCAGAGCGATCGCCATTGCCTGAAGACATCTCTAACCAAAGCAGATATTCAATATTTCCGGCTGGCCCGGTAATGGGAGAATGGGTTAAGCCTCGATAAAACCATCCTAGACTCTGTGCGCTCTCGTAAACTGTGGCGATCGCCTGGCTATGGTCTTTGGGATCGCGGACGACTCCCTTTTTCCCCACCCGCGATCGCCCCACCTCAAACTGAGGCTTCACTAACGCGACTAACTCCCTGGGAGGAGCTAACAGCGCCCATAGTGCCGGTAAGACCTTGGCTAATGAAATAAACGAAACATCAACTACCGCTAAATTTGCGGGTTCACCCCCATTATATAGCGCTTCGGCACTTAAATAGCGTAAATTGGTGCGTTCTTTCAAAATCACCCTCGAATCCGTGCGGATGCGCCAATCAACTTGACCATAGCCCACATCTACCCCATACACCTGTTTTACTCCATTTTGTAGCAAACAGTCCGTAAACCCTCCGGTAGAAATGCCTCCATCGAGGGCAATTCGATCCGCAACAGTTAAGTCAAAATGCTCAAGAGCATGGGCCAATTTTTCACCGCCTCTAGAGACAAAAGGCGATCGCTCCTTCACGGCGATCGCTGCCTCTGTAGAAATCAAAGTCCCCGGCTTATCTATCACCACCCGCTCGACCATCACCTCACCCGCCCGGATCAAGCGCTGGGCCAGTTGTCGAGAATCACACAGAGACCGTTCTACCAGTAAAAGATCGAGTCGTTGTTTAGGCAAGGGGATAGGGGATGGGGGGATAGGGGGATAGGGGAATGGGGAATGGGGAATAGGAAAACCATTTTTCACGCTATAATGCCTATTTTCCAGGCTTTTTATAGGAATGCACTTTCAAGCAAACTTG is a window from the Roseofilum capinflatum BLCC-M114 genome containing:
- a CDS encoding type I restriction-modification enzyme R subunit C-terminal domain-containing protein codes for the protein MKQTSDFETLRDKVRDLGSNLGQKANIPMVAQKLELITDIQQEEWWRDATPESIESLRCDLRELVKFVDRSHQEIVYTDFTDELGELREAEVPTTTPAFSREQYRKKVETYLRSNSNHVAIAKLKRNLPLTDEDLTELEKMLFESEAVENRDKFEEVYGKETSLKLFVRKIVGLDRKAAKEAFSQYLDTNNFSANQIRFIENIIDYLTQNGVMSPGLLYEPPFTNWHSDGLDGVFADSDVDDILEILTEFETRAS
- a CDS encoding TlyA family RNA methyltransferase, with amino-acid sequence MPKQRLDLLLVERSLCDSRQLAQRLIRAGEVMVERVVIDKPGTLISTEAAIAVKERSPFVSRGGEKLAHALEHFDLTVADRIALDGGISTGGFTDCLLQNGVKQVYGVDVGYGQVDWRIRTDSRVILKERTNLRYLSAEALYNGGEPANLAVVDVSFISLAKVLPALWALLAPPRELVALVKPQFEVGRSRVGKKGVVRDPKDHSQAIATVYESAQSLGWFYRGLTHSPITGPAGNIEYLLWLEMSSGNGDRSGVLTLSMIDECTLAAKQSF